TGTTTACCATCCCAACCGGTGTATCCCAAGAAAAAGCGAACATTATTCTTGTTTATTTTTCCTGAGTTGATAAGCAGTTTGGTTGATTCAAAATTTCCGCCCCAATAGATTCCGTTTGATATTTCTACACTATTAGGAATCAAATCTGGAACATTGTGAATAAAATAGAGGTTGTCTTGTTCAACAGGTCCTCCATTATAGATTTTGAAATTAGCTTTAATTTCTGGAATTAAATCGTGAATGGTATATTTAAGGGGTTTGTTGATTATAAAACCCACAGACCCATCTTGGTTATGGTCGGCCAATAAAATTACTGATCTATTGAAAGATAAATCGCCAATTATATAAGGCTCGGCTATAAGCAACTGTCCTTTGTTTAATTTTTCTGAGATCATGGCTTCAATTTTTATTAAATTTAACAATAAAACATTGATTTTTCCAAATAAAATCGTCAAAAGGCATAAAAAAACCCTCCATCAGGAAGGTTTTAATTATATCGGAAAACTGAAATTAGTTTACAGCTCCTTCTAATTCAGCACCAGCTTTAAATTTCACTACATTTTTTGCAGCAATTTGGATAGTTTTTCCAGTTTGTGGATTTCTACCGTCTCTAGCAGCTCTAGCAGAAACTGACCATGATCCGAAACCTACTAAAGAAACTCTTCCACCTTTTTTCAAAGTACCACCTACATTACCTAAAAATGATTCTAAAGCTAATTTTGCTGCAGCTTTTGTAATTCCTGCATCAGCAGCGATAGCGTCGATTAATTCTGATTTGTTCATAATAAATAGTTATTAATTGTTGGTTAAAAAAAATTGTTAATACACAAATTTAGTAGGAAATACGTTCCTTGCAAGCGTTTTACACAAAATTACTTCTTTTTGTTAATAACTTGGTTTTTTTGTTCATAAAACAAAGGATTTTCACGCAAAATTTGCTCCTAACTCCCGTTTTTACTGATGTTAATAGGCTTTTGCGTTCTCCGAAAAACTGATTCCATTTAATAATTCGGCGGTATTCATTTTCTTTTTCCCTGGAAATTGTAAACTCATTACTTGAATAAATCCATTTTCTACGGCAATTTTCATTTCTTTTTTGGTACAAATCAAACTTCCTATTGCTTTTTCGTGCGGTTCTTGAATTATTTTTGCTTCGTAAATCTTAACATTCCATTCTTCATTCGTATCACTAATAAAACACCATGCAGCAGGATAAGGACTTAAACCTCTAATTAAATTGTAAATAGCATCAGCGGGTTTTGTCCAATCAATTTTACAATTTTCTTTATTTAGTTTGTAGGCTGTTTTTATTTCGGTGTTTTCTTTTTGAATTGTGGTAACTACATTTTCTTTTTCAATCAATTCTAAAGTTTCAATTACGGTTTGACTTCCTATATTCATTAATCGGTCATGCAATTGACCAGCATTTTCTGAAGGTTCAATATCCGTTTCGGTACTCAGAATCATAGCGCCAGTATCAATTTTATCGTCAATAAAAAAAGTGGTAACACCAGTTTTTGTTTCCCCATTTATAATAGCCCAATTTATTGGAGCAGCACCGCGATAATTTGGGAGTAAGGAAGCGTGAAGGTTAAAAGTTCCTAATTCAGGCATTTCCCAGACTACTTTTGGTAGCATTCTAAAGGCAACTACAATTTGCAAATTAGCATTCAAAGCTTTCAACTCAGATAAAAAGCTTTCGTCTTTAAGATTCGTAGGCTGTAGTAAGGTGAGATTATTAGCTAAAGCATATTCTTTGACTGCGGAGTATTTTAATTTTTGTCCACGTCCTGCAGGTTTGTCTGCTGCTGTTATAACGCCTACAACTTCATAGTTATTTTTTAATATGGTATCTAGAATTCCAACTGCAAATTCTGGAGTTCCCATGAAAACAATTCGTAATTTTTTCATTATTGTTTTATTGAATATTTATTGTTTGAATGGATGACTAAGTATTCTTTCTCTAATAATTCCTGAAGCACAAAGATAACTTCATCTGAACTGTTTTTAGTTTTATTCTGAATTTCTCTTGAATTTAAATCTTCTGTTTTTAAAAGCGTAAGAATTTCTTTTGAAAGAGATTTAGCATCTGTTTTTTTTATTTTTTTCGAAATACAATAGGAGCAAATCCCACAATTTGTTTCTATTTTTTCTCCAAAATAGTCTAAAATTAATTTGTTCTTGCAGGTCGTTTTTTCATTTATATAAAAAAGGATTGCTTGTAGTTGCTCTTTTTTTAATTGGTTTTGTTTTTCTAAATACTTCGAAACACGATTGATTGTTTTCTCGTCTTCTCGGATTTCATTAAATATTAATGTAGCATCATTGTTTTTTGAATGATACTCGATACAATCTTTTTCTTTTAATTTTTGTAATACAGCATGAACCTC
Above is a window of Flavobacterium sp. 123 DNA encoding:
- the fmt gene encoding methionyl-tRNA formyltransferase translates to MKKLRIVFMGTPEFAVGILDTILKNNYEVVGVITAADKPAGRGQKLKYSAVKEYALANNLTLLQPTNLKDESFLSELKALNANLQIVVAFRMLPKVVWEMPELGTFNLHASLLPNYRGAAPINWAIINGETKTGVTTFFIDDKIDTGAMILSTETDIEPSENAGQLHDRLMNIGSQTVIETLELIEKENVVTTIQKENTEIKTAYKLNKENCKIDWTKPADAIYNLIRGLSPYPAAWCFISDTNEEWNVKIYEAKIIQEPHEKAIGSLICTKKEMKIAVENGFIQVMSLQFPGKKKMNTAELLNGISFSENAKAY
- a CDS encoding HU family DNA-binding protein: MNKSELIDAIAADAGITKAAAKLALESFLGNVGGTLKKGGRVSLVGFGSWSVSARAARDGRNPQTGKTIQIAAKNVVKFKAGAELEGAVN
- a CDS encoding YqgE/AlgH family protein is translated as MISEKLNKGQLLIAEPYIIGDLSFNRSVILLADHNQDGSVGFIINKPLKYTIHDLIPEIKANFKIYNGGPVEQDNLYFIHNVPDLIPNSVEISNGIYWGGNFESTKLLINSGKINKNNVRFFLGYTGWDGKQLESEMDSNSWIVANNSYENKIIGKSTTHFWKEKIIELGGEYLIWSNAPENPYLN